In Gadus chalcogrammus isolate NIFS_2021 chromosome 23, NIFS_Gcha_1.0, whole genome shotgun sequence, a genomic segment contains:
- the LOC130377599 gene encoding collagen alpha-1(I) chain-like, which translates to MRMADQQLSTSEDCVSSPPPPSAEKPPIPALLSGPAQVQPVTLVPLSESHLNGINSSSFSRPAPVIGQTDGKPYPTRIMRLLSNPRKCPGTGPGQAGDGPPPAPGPGGVSVGGQAWTHLPGLGVIHSFKKLRSSVLQGIQSRGTANQDGECSSSSPEANGSSVSGRGPGHADGRLKSGESNGFPADQRLSLMGQYGEEEEDADEEVGDSDGPLRNTRFSRSIRRAYGAGRISILDTGQSGAGGGGTGRPHGDAHTASQGSESDVRLGAEPSEGNADAKVLSRLSRSAENLNLFRRRGPAPEPGPASAPARPDPLGEPPSGTPALQRTGSVSSVGVRGRSAQRWLSPLRTKDHVLRLVGSVTDLTARRRPSASPSPAAPPPSTPRSQRQRRPSPARAQSAGPRGGRVAAAVPLEHSLEVHPRPRSESASPVHRQGGTGPASPAGPPELWGSPCVPPESESPSEASGTRPTSGPPWDSPQPPHREPPHRDPLDSPREREAPQLALSRSAWLPDQIKVQQAANGPRGPWSLTAR; encoded by the exons ATGAGGATG GCGGATCAGCAGCTGTCCACAAGTGAAGACTGCGTctcctctcccccgcccccctccgcgGAGAAGCCCCCCATCCCGGCCCTGCTGTCTGGCCCGGCCCAGGTTCAGCCCGTGACCCTGGTACCCCTCTCCGAGAGCCACTTGAACGGCATCAACTCCTCGTCCTTCTCCCGGCCCGCTCCCGTCATCGGCCAGACGGACGGGAAGCCCTACCCTACCAGGATCATGAGGCTGTTATCCAACCCCAGGAAGTGTCCCGGGACCGGGCCGGGTCAGGCCGGGGAcggccccccccctgctccggGCCCCGGAGGTGTCTCTGTTGGGGGTCAGGCCTGGACCCATCTGCCCGGACTGGGGGTCATACATTCCTTTAAGAAGCTGCGTTCCTCTGTGCTCCAGGGCATCCAGAGCAGGGGCACAGCCAATCAGGACGGAGAGTGTTCCTCAAGCAGCCCCGAGGCCAACGGGTCTAGTGTGAGCGGCCGGGGACCGGGCCACGCGGACGGTCGGTTAAAGAGTGGCGAGTCCAACGGGTTCCCCGCTGACCAGCGGTTGTCTCTGATGGGTCAgtacggcgaggaggaggaggatgccgATGAAGAGGTGGGCGACAGCGACGGCCCTCTGAGGAACACGCGCTTCTCCAGGAGCATTCGTAGGGCCTACGGCGCCGGTCGCATCTCCATACTGGACACGGGGCAGAGcggagcgggggggggcggcaccGGGCGCCCCCACGGGGACGCACACACCGCCTCCCAGGGCTCCGAGTCGGACGTCCGTCTCGGTGCGGAGCCCTCGGAGGGGAACGCCGACGCCAAGGTGCTGAGCCGCCTGAGCAGGAGCGCAGAGAACCTCAACCTCTTCCGGCGGAGGGGCCCGGCCCCCGAACCGGGGCCCGCCTCTGCACCCGCCCGGCCGGACCCCCTAGGGGAGCCTCCCTCGGGGACCCCCGCCCTCCAGAGGACGGGCAGCGTCTCCTCGGTGGGCGTCCGAGGCCGCAGCGCCCAGCGCTGGCTGAGCCCGCTCAGGACCAAGGACCACGTGCTGAGGCTGGTGGGCAGCGTGACGGACCTCACGGCCCGCCGCCGGCCCAGCGCCAGCCCCtcgcccgccgcccccccgccctccacccCCCGCAGCC AGCGGCAGCGCAGACCCTCGCCGGCCCGGGCGCAGTCCGCGGGACCCCGGGGCGGGAGGGTAGCGGCGGCCGTCCCCCTGGAGCACAGCCTGGAGGTCCACCCCCGGCCGCGCTCCGAGTCGGCCAGCCCCGTCCACCGCCAGGGCGGCACGGGGCCGGCATCACCTGCAGGGCCCCCCGAGCTCTGGGGCTCACCCTGCGTCCCCCCAGAGTCTGAGTCTCCCTCGGAGGCCTCCGGCACTCGGCCTACATCCGGTCCTCCATGGGactcccctcagcccccccacaGGGAGCCCCCCCACCGGGACCCCCTGGACAGCCCAAGAGAGCGGGAGGCACCCCAG CTGgccctctctcgctccgctTGGCTGCCCGACCAGATCAAAGTCCAGCAGGCTGCCAACGGGCCCCGTGGTCCCTGGAGCCTAACCGCTAGGTAG
- the tagln3b gene encoding transgelin-3b, producing MANRGPTYGLSREVQEKIDQKYDPDLEQRLVDWIVGQCGGNLERPQAGKHNFQAWLMDGTILCRLINSLYPRGKEPIKKILETQMAFKQMEKISNFLQATEAYGVITTDIFQTVDLWEGKDLAAVQRTLMALGSVAVTKDDGHYRGDRDWFHRKAQGYRREFTEEQLRQGQSLIGLQMGSNRGASQSGMTGYGMHRQIM from the exons ATGGCGAACAGAGGACCCACCTATGGACTGAGCAGGGAGGTCCAGGAGAAGATTGACCAGAAGTACGACCCCGACCTGGAGCAGCGCCTGGTCGACTGGATAGTGGGCCAGTGTGGGGGCAACCTGGAGAGGCCGCAGGCGGGGAAACACAACTTCCAGGCCTGGCTGATGGACGGAACA ATCCTCTGCAGGCTGATAAACAGCCTCTACCCCAGGGGAAAAGAGCCCATTAAGAAGATTCTAGAAACACAGATGGCCTTTAAACAGATGGAGAAGATTTCAAATTTTCTTCAAGCCACGGAGGCCTATGGGGTCATCACTACCGACATCTTTCAGACTGTGGATCTCTGGGAAG gtaaGGACCTGGCGGCGGTGCAGAGGACCCTCATGGCACTGGGCAGTGTGGCGGTCACTAAGGACGATGGTCACTACAGAGGGGACCGCGACTGGTTCCACAG GAAGGCCCAGGGTTACCGGCGGGAGTTCACCGAGGAGCAGCTCCGACAGGGTCAGAGTCTGATCGGACTGCAGATGGGCAGCAACCGCGGGGCGTCCCAGTCCGGGATGACGGGCTACGGCATGCACCGCCAGATCATGTag
- the c1qtnf9 gene encoding complement C1q and tumor necrosis factor-related protein 9A: MSVMSASRRVLPGRLCVTLFLLLLAARCVAQENPLTKGCGYPGIPGDPGHNGMPGRDGRDGLRGDKGDRGEIGVTGQGGRDGNNGEKGESGGAGPLGLKGKKGEHGERGAPGKMGPQGVLGPLGLKGIQGEFGPPGPRGPKGDIGPLGPEGSQGEVGPRGDRGIQGALGPPGRPGPKGDLGVPGHKGNIGYRGERGGRGDVGEKGQKGDTVIIPKSAFSVGLTEQTKQPPPDAPIRFNKIIYNLQNHYDPETGRFTCAVAGAYYFSYHITVFARNVKVALVKNGVKFIYTHDVYQSGEDQAAGGAVLNLAVGDKVWLQVVGGELYNGLFADEDDDTTFSGFLIFGA, from the exons ATGAGTGTGATGAGTGCATCCCGAAGAGTTTTGCCGGGCAGGCTGTGTGTCACCCTTTTTCTCCTCCTGCTGGCGGCCCGGTGCGTTGCGCAGGAAAACCCCCTCACTAAAGGATGTGGGTACCCAGGGATACCGGGGGACCCCGGCCACAACGGAATGCCGGGCAGGGACGGTCGAGACGGACTCAGAGGTGACAAGGGCGACAGAG gTGAGATTGGTGTCACTGGACAAGGTGGTAGAGATGGCAACAacggagagaaaggagagagtg GTGGAGCAGGACCATTGGGTCTGAAAGGAAAGAAGGGTGAACATGGAGAAAGGGGGGCCCCTGGGAAGATGGGGCCCCAAGGCGTCCTAGGGCCCCTAGGCCTGAAGGGGATCCAAGGAGAATTTGGCCCACCAGGACCTAGAGGACCCAAAGGGGATATAGGGCCCCTGGGGCCAGAGGGGTCTCAGGGCGAAGTGGGCCCTCGAGGAGACAGGGGTATCCAGGGGGCCCTAGGACCACCAGGGAGACCAGGTCCCAAAGGAGACCTGGGTGTTCCAGGTCACAAAGGCAACATTGGCTaccggggggagagaggtgggcgGGGGGATGTGGGGGAGAAGGGCCAAAAGGGGGACACAGTCATTATCCCCAAGAGCGCCTTCTCTGTGGGTCTCACAGAGCAAACCAAGCAGCCGCCGCCTGACGCGCCCATCCGGTTCAACAAGATAATATACAACCTACAGAATCACTACGACCCAGAGACTGGCCGGTTCACATGCGCTGTGGCTGGGGCATACTACTTTAGCTATCACATTACCGTGTTTGCCCGAAACGTCAAGGTGGCTCTGGTGAAAAATGGGGTGAAATTCATCTACACCCATGACGTCTACCAGAGCGGCGAGGACCaagcagcagggggcgctgttctCAACCTGGCGGTGGGCGACAAAGTGTGGCTCCAAGTGGTGGGAGGGGAGTTGTACAATGGCCTCTTcgctgatgaagatgatgacacAACTTTCTCCGGTTTCTTGATCTTCGGGGCTTAA
- the abhd10b gene encoding abhydrolase domain containing 10, depalmitoylase b, whose protein sequence is MAAVALRSCRRGLSQIISNVGVSSVLSTRFEGGPRHVQCTSGVRHKSTVQFATRPDLPKLAYRRVKGKSPGVVFLPGYGSNMNGQKAEALEEFCRSLGHAYLRFDYTGHGASEGVFTEGTIGTWKKDVLYVLDELVEGPQIMVGSSIGGWLMLLAAIARPEKTAALVGISTAADHLVTAFNTLPLETRKEFEEKGVWTVPTRHSEDGEYRFNMEFLREAENHRVLQSPIPVTCPIRLLHGLKDEDVPWHVSMQVAERVLSDDVDVILRRHAQHRMAEKDDIKLIVYTIDDLIDKLTTMV, encoded by the exons ATGGCAGCCGTGGCGCTGAGGTCCTGCCGCAGAGGACTTTCTCAAATCATCAGCAATGTCGGGGTCTCTTCTGTATTGTCCACGCGTTTTGAAG GAGGACCCAGGCATGTACAATGTACCTCGGGTGTAAGACACAAGTCTACGGTTCAGTTCGCCACCCGGCCCGACCTTCCCAAGCTGGCCTACAGACGGGTGAAGGGGAAGAGCCCAGGGGTGGTGTTCCTGCCCGGGTATGGGTCAAACATGAACGGACAGAAGGCTGAGGCCCTGGAGGAGTTCTGCAGGTCTTTGGGACATGCCTATCTCAG gttCGACTACACGGGCCACGGCGCCTCAGAGGGGGTGTTCACCGAGGGGACCATCGGCACCTGGAAGAAAGACGTCCTGTACGTCCTGGACGAGCTGGTGGAGGGACCGCAG ATCATGGTGGGTTCCAGTATAGGCGGCTGGCTGATGTTGCTGGCAGCCATCGCCCGGCCAGAGAAGACCGCAGCTCTCGTGGGCATCTCTACTGCGGCGGACCACCTGGTCACAGCCTTCAACACTCTTCCGCTGGAG acgcGCAAGGAGTTTGAGGAGAAAGGCGTGTGGACGGTGCCCACCCGGCACTCGGAGGACGGCGAGTACCGCTTCAACATGGAGTTCCTGCGCGAGGCGGAGAACCACCGCGTGCTGCAGAGCCCCATCCCGGTCACCTGCCCCATCCGCCTGCTGCACGGCCTGAAGGACGAGGACGTGCCCTGGCACGTCTCCATGCAGGTGGCGGAGCGTGTGCTCAGCGACGACGTGGACGTGATCCTGCGGCGCCACGCGCAGCACCGCATGGCCGAGAAGGACGACATCAAGCTGATCGTGTACACCATCGACGACCTCATAGACAAGCTGACCACAATGGTCTGA